TCTTTATTTGTGCCTTCCCATTCTTTATGACCCTGGTGCATGAAAATGATCTTATCGCCAATTTCCATTACACTGTTCATGTCGTGTGTATTCACCACCGTGGTCATTCCATATTCGGTGGTGATTTCTTTGATCAACTTATCAATCACTAAGGATGTTTTGGGATCAAGACCTGAGTTCGGTTCATCACAAAACAAAAACTTTGGATTTAATACAATGGCTCGTGCAATACCTACCCGTTTTTTCATACCACCGCTTATCTCTGCCGGGAATTTATTATTGGCGCCCTCAAGGTTTACCCTTGCCAGCACTTCATTTACTTTATCGTGTTTTTGTTTGAGGTTTAGTTTGGTAAACATGTCTAAGGGGAAACGCACATTCTGTTCTACCGTCATTGAATCAAATAAGGCAGAACCCTGGAAGAGCATACCAATCTGCTGACGCAACATTTTTCTTCCTTCTTCATTCATGCTGGTAATGCTTTCACCATCATACAATACTTCGCCGCTGTCAGGTTCAAACAAACCAACCAGGCATTTCATCAACACCGTTTTTCCACTACCACTTGCACCAATAATGAGATTACATTTACCTGTTTCTAAAGAAGCAGATACATTATCGATCACCGTGCGGCCATCGAATCCTTTATGTATGTTCTTGATCTCAATCATGTGTTATAATAATAATGCAGCGAGTGCATAGTCGGCCAATAAAATTAAAATACAACTTACAATCACTGATTTGGTACTTGCACGACCAATCTCCAATGAACCTCCCTGCACATGGTAACCATAATAAGCAGGAATACTTGAAATAATGAACGCATAAGTATAAGTTTTACTCATCGCAAATATGACGTTGTAGGGAATAAAATCTTCAAGCAAACCATCATTGTAAATTTCCGGAGGAAGAATACCTGATAAAGAGCCCGCCATTTTACCGCCCCAGATACCTAACACTGCAGCAAGCACAACCAAACATGGAACAACAATTAACGCTGCAACAATTTTTGGTAAGATGAGATAGGTTTTTGTATTGATGCCCATGATCTCCAGCGCATCGATCTGTTCGCTGATGCGCATATTACCCAACTCTGATGCAATGCGTGAACCAACCACACCTGCCAGCACCACACAAATAAGCGTTGGCGCCAATTCAAGAATGATATTGTCACGCACAATAATGGCGATCACTGTTTTTGGAATAAGAGGAGTGATGAGCTGGTAAGCTGTTTGCACGGTTGTTACCGCACCAAGAAAAATGGAGATGATGACAACAATCCCAACAGAACGTATACCGATCTCATTGCATTGGTGCATCAATTCTTTCCAGTAAAGACGCATATTCTCCGGCCTGGAAAACATGCCCTTGATCATTAACAGGTAGCGGCCGAAGTGTGTGAAGAAATCCATAGTTTAATATCAATGTTCAAGAGGACTAATTATAAGCATTGAAGATACAATTCAAAATGCAAATCTCAAGTTCAGGCCTGTAAAGTAACCTAAACTTGAGATTTGACAATTATTATCAGCAATAATTGGCTAATTCTTATATCACTCACTATTCATACTCAGCTTCACATTTAAATCTCATGGCTCACTTTGCGAAACCTCTTCCACCAAGTTGATTTTTTTACCGCTTCCTCTGTATTGCTTTTGGTTTTCATTTGCGCATCAACCACAGAGATCAACACCATGTTGAAAATAGAACGTACGGAACTACCCAGTTGCAAAATGTGTACAGGCTTTTTCAAACCAAGTAATATTGGCCCGATGGCATCCGCTTCGCCCACTTCCTGTAAAAGGTTGTAAGCAATGTTGCCACTTGCAAGGTTAGGGAAGATCAACACATTCGGTTCGCCATTCACCAATTCGCTGAATGGGTAATTTTCTTTCAATATCTCTTTGTTGAACGCAACAAGCGGTTGCACTTCACCATCGCACACCAGGTTTGGTTCACGCTCTTTCACAATTTCTCTTGCTCTTGCCACGATCTTTGCTTCATTACTTTCACTGCTGCCAAAGTTTGAATAGCTGAGCATGGCGACACGTGGCGTAATACCAAACGATCTTACTTCTTTTGCAACAAGTTGGGTAATGTCGGCCAGTTCATCGGCACGTGGATTAAAATTCACCGTAGCATCTGCAAGGAACAATGGTCCACGTTTGGTGAGCATGATATACATACCGGCGATCTTGCGAACATCTTCATCTTTACCAATGATCTGCAATGCAGGACGAATAGTGTCAGAATATTTACGACTCAATCCGCTGATCATTGCATCGGCTTCACCGGTTTCCACCATCATACAACCAAAGTGTGTACGTTCTTTCATTGCTTTGGCAGCTTCGTAACGGTTCAATCCTTTGCGTTGACGCTTCTTGAAAAACTGGTCGCCAAATTTCGAGCGGAATTCTTCCATCTCCTTGCTCTTTGGATCAAGTACAGGAATACCTTCCAGTTCAATTCCATTTATTTCAGCGATGTCGTTGATGTTTTTTACATCACCCAATAAGATGGGGTAAGCCACACCTTCTTCATAAGCAAGTTGTGCAGCTTTCAACACTTTTACATTTTCTGCATCAGCAAACACCACACGCTTCGGATCTTTTCTTGCTTTGCTGCCAATCGCACGCATCAACTGGTTATCGATACCCAAACGGTGATTCAATATGTTCTCGTACTCATCCCAATTGGTAATAGGATGTTGTGCAACGCCACTTTCCATTGCTGCTTTTGCAACAGCAGGTGCCACGTAACTTAATAAACGTGGATCGAGTGGTTTAGGAATAATATAGCTGGGACCAAACGAAATGTTGGTTTCGTTATAAGCCATATTTACAATATCAGGAACCGGCGTTTTTGCTAACTCAGCTAATGCTTTAACCGCCGCCAGTTTCATTTCTTCATTGATGGTTGTTGCACGAACATCCAATGCACCACGGAAAATATAAGGGAAGCCCAATACATTGTTGATCTGGTTAGGATAATCGCTTCGTCCTGTTCCCATGATCACATCTTTTCTCGTTTCAGTTGCATCTTCGTATGTGATCTCCGGATCAGGGTTGGCCATGGCAAAAACGATGGGGTTCTTCGCCATGCTTTTTACCATCTCTTTCGATACGGTATTCCCTTTACTTAAACCAATGAACACATCTGCATTCTTCATGCCTTCATCAAGCGTCATTGGTTTGCTTTTGATCACAAACAATTGCTTCTGTTCATCAAGATCAGTTCTTCCATCATGGATCAAACCTTTACTATCGAACACTTTGATGTTTTCTTTCTTTGCACCAAGTGCAACATATAATTTGATACAGGAAATAGCGGCTGCACCTGCGCCGTTTACAACGATCTGTACTTTATCGATTTTCTTTTTCTGTAATTCCAATGCATTCAACAATGCAGCAGCGCTGATGATGGCTGTACCATGTTGATCGTCGTGCATCAACGGAATTTTCATTTCCTCTTTCAAACGCTGTTCAATATAAAAGCATTCTGGAGATTTGATGTCCTCGAGGTTGATACCACCAAAGGTTGGTTCAAGTGCTTTTACAATTTGTACAAACTTCTCCGGATCTTTTTCGTTGATCTCAATATCGAAAACATCAATATCAGCAAAGATCTTGAAGAGTACTCCTTTTCCTTCCATCACCGGTTTGCCTGCTTCGGGACCAATATCACCAAGGCCAAGTACTGCAGTACCATTACTAATCACTGCCACCAAGTTTCCTTTGGCGGTGTATTTGTAAACATCCTCAGGATTATTAAAAATTTCCATGCAGGGCACCGCAACACCAGGCGAGTATGCTAATGATAAGTCACGCTGTGTTTTGGCTTCTTTTGTAGGAATTACTTCGATTTTTCCCGGTCTTCCTTTAGCATGATATTCCAATGCCTGTTGCCGGCGTAGTTCTTCTTTGTTCATACGTATTAATTAATCAAACAATCGGTTTAGCCTCGCTAAGGGCGGCAAGGTACGAAAAGAATGAAAAGTGGATTTTCTGCTTGAAAACTCACACTTTGATTAGAAAATTGTGGATGAGGATATAAATAAATTAAGCAGGAATATTCTTCAACAGATCTTCAAAGCTTTCCCGCTTACGGATCAATATTGCTTCATCATCTTTCACCATTACTTCTGCCGGGCGATAACGTGAATTATAATTACTGCTCATTTCATACCCATACGCACCAGCATTATGGAAACAAAGCAGATCTCCTTCTTTTATTTCAGGTAATAAACGATCACTCGCAAACGTATCTGTTTCGCAGATATAACCGGTTATCATGTATTTTTTTTCTTCGCCTGTTGGGTTTGATAAATTTGTTACGTGATGATAAGCATCATACATCATTGGCCGAATCAAATGGTTTAATCCCGTGTTCACGCCTGCAATGATGGTATCGCCATTTTGTTTCAGCACATTTACTTTAGCTAATAAATAACCACATTCACTCACTAAAAATTTCCCCGGCTCAAACCAAATCTGTAATTTTTTATTATTCGCTAGAGGATGTGCATCAAATGCCTGTTTTAATTTTTGCCCGATCGATTCAACATCTGCTGTTTTTTCTCCGGGTATGTAAGGCACTTTAAAACCACCACCAAGATCAATTACCTCCAGTTCAGGAAAATGAGGAATGAGATCGAACAACACTTCAATCCCTTTTACAAATACATCAGCATCTTTTATTTCACTTCCTGTGTGGATGTGTAATGTGCGGATGAAAATATTATTTGCTTTTACAATGGCTTCCAGTTCGCCTATCTGCTCAACCGGAATACCAAACTTGCTTTTATTATGGCCTGTTGAAATTTTTATATTCCCACCCGCCATAATATTTGGACGAAGCCTTACACCAACTGGATAACTATGTCCGTACTTCTTGCCGAATTTTTCAAGGTTCGATAAGCTATCAATGTTCACATGCACACCTGCTTCTACAGCTTCTTCAATTTCTGCAAAAGAAATGCCGTTGCTGGTGTACAATACATTTTCAGGCGCCACGCCTGCGTGTAACGCCAACTTTACTTCGTTGATGCTGCTGCAATCGATATTACAACCAAGGCTGTTGAGGTAACGGACAATATGAATATTCGTTAACGCCTTTGACGCATAAAAGATGCGTGTATCTAAAACAGAAAAAGCCTGTACCAATGTTTCGTATTGCTGTTTTATTTTTTCTGCATGGTAAACATAAACGGGCGTACCATATGTAGATGCGATCTGTTGTAACAGTTGAGTTGGGATAGAAGGAGTCATGTGTCGATGTTGCTGAGCTGCGAATTTAGTTGAAAAACCAATCGTTCATTACGAATCATGAGTAAAGTCCCGGGATGTTATGAACGACTAGTTGTAAGTTATTTGTAAATGAAAAACCCCCGTTTTAGCGGGGGCTTTCTATAGTTAGTCTTTTTTCTCTTCTTCATCTTGTTCTTCTTCCACATCACTTTCTTCAGTTTCTTCGTCTTCCTGCTGATCTGCTTCATCTGCCTCTTCTATAGCTTCTATAGCTTCTACATCTGTTTGTTCTTCCTCTTCTTCCTGTTGAGCAGATTCTTCTTCAACAATTTCTTCTTCGGTCACTTCTTCTGTAACAGTAAGCTCTTCAACAACGTCTTCTTCCTGTAGTTCTTCTTCAACACTGTTGAGAGGTTGTTCCAACAACTCACCATCTTCTGTTACAACGAGTGCTTCATTTGAAGATAGTTCCTGTTCTTCTTCACCGGCAACATTCAATGTATCGCTTTGTACTCCTGTTGGATCAATAATATCCGTTGAGATAACTTCTTTGATCTTTGGAAGATCTTCAGGTGAGTTAATACCAAAATAATCCATGAAGGAACGTGATGTACCGTATACCAAGGGATGGCCCGGCATTTTTTCATTACGTCCAAGTATAACGATCAATTCTTTTTCTAATAATTTCTGAACAGCATAATCGCAGCTCACACCACGAATGGCTTCCATTTCACCTTTGGTGATGGGTTGTTTGTACGCAATAATGGAAAGTGTTTCCAATGCTGCAGTACTCAAACGCTTCAGGAATTTATCACCATTGATCTGCGCAACAGTTTTGTGATATTCTCTTTTGGTGAGGAACTGCCAGCCACCACCACTCTCTCTCACTTCAAACGGATAAAACTCAGCGGTATATTTTTCTTTGATGGCTGCAATCGCTGCTTCAGTCTGGTCGAGATTTGCACGGTCTTCAATAAAACCCAATGCACTATTCACAAGGTCGCAAAGCTCCAATGTGGTAAGCGGACGTTCAGCTGCAAAGATCAGCGCTTCAATATGCGGGATGATAACACTAAGTTCCATTCGTAATTTGAAAAATTTGAAGATTTGAGAATTTGAAAATTAAACAAAAACTCAAATCTGTGAGTGCCTTTGTTCCCTTTCAGGGGTCAAGGGCTTAACTATTCAATGCTGCTGCACCACTTACGATCTCTGTCAATTCAGTTGTAATGGCCGCCTGGCGTGCACGGTTATAGCTGATGCGGAGTGAGCGCAATAATTCGTTAGCGTTGTCACTTGCCTTATCCATCGCCGTCATACGTGCACCATGCTCCGATGCATTTGCATCAAGCACTGCTTTGAATAATTGTGTATTGAGGATCTTCGGCATTAACTCTGTAACGAGTTCTTCTTTGCCTGGTTCGAAGATGAAATCAGATTTTGTTTTAGCAGCACCTTCTTTGTTCACTACTTTAGGAATAGGGAGGAAGCGCTCCAGTTTAAACTGCTGTGTAGCTGCGTTTTTAAACTGACTGTACACCAGTTCTACCACATCAAACTCACCTTTTACAAACGCATCCATTGCAGAAGCAGAAGCCTGCTGTACATTTTCGAAAGTAAGGTGGAGAAAAATATCTTTATAGGTGTCGCTGGTTTTGTAACCGTTACGCAACATCGCTTCGAAACCTTTTTTACCTATGCCCCAAACTTGTACATTTCCTTTTTGCTGTTGATCGGCATATTGCTCAGCAATTGTTTGGCGTGCAAGTTTTACCAGGTTGGCATTGTAACCACCGCACAAACCACGATCGCTGGTGATAAGGATAATCAGCACTTTATTTACCGGACGCTCGGCTGCCAGTTTCATGTTTACACTACCATCGCTGTTGCTCACAATATTGCTCAGCATATCCTGCAGTTTCTGTGCGTAAGGGCGCATCTGGATGATGGCATCCTGTGCTTTACGGAGTTTGGCTGCACTAACCATTTTCATGGCTTTGGTGATCTGCTGGGTGCTTTGTACACTTTTGATCCTGTTACGTACCTCTTTTAATTGTCCGGGCATGTGGTTGAACGTTTAACGTTTAAAAGTTGAATGTTAAGGTTACATCGCATCAGAACAGTAGCTTTTTCACTAGAAACCTTAAACTTTGAACTGAAATTTCAGGCCGCAAAGGTAATGGAAACAGGGTTACAAGTGCAAGCCCACACCGAAATTGTGGAAAAGCTGAACTTGTTTTTTCGAGGCGGGTCCTGTGGGCGTTTTTCAGGGCGAATGAAGCTATTTTATTATTTTCACCACAGCCAAACCAACTATGCAATCAACCAACTGCTTAAACTGCGGTTCTGCATTAGAACCATCGCAACGTTTCTGTCCTCAATGCGGACAAAAAGCCGACACGCACAGGCTCAACTTCAACCATATCTGGCACGACCTGGTGCATGCATTTACACATGCTGATAAGGGGATTTTTTCGCTTATCTGGCAGTTGACTTTCAAGCCTGGTATCGTTGCAAGGGAATTTGTAGAAGGTAAGCGAAAGAAATATTTCAATCCGTTTACGTTTGTGATCCTGGTGGTGGGTTTTGCTTCGGTGGTGCTGATCAGCTCAGGGTTTACCAATTTCGGCGCTAATGCAAGGATGCCTCCAAACCCTATTTCTCCATTTCTTAATAAACACGTGAACCTCATCATCTTTCTGAATATACCATTGCTGGCTTTGTTTAACCGTTTGCTCTTCCGCAGGGCTAACACAAATTATTCGGAGAACCTGGTATTGGCAGCATTTACATCGGGCGAACGTTCGATCTTTTTCAGTTTACTCATTGCACCTGTGTGGGTACTTTTTCACCCGCCGTTTTATGCTTTCCTGGTTTTTTATCTCTTTTGCTGGAG
The DNA window shown above is from Lacibacter sp. H375 and carries:
- a CDS encoding ABC transporter ATP-binding protein, with translation MIEIKNIHKGFDGRTVIDNVSASLETGKCNLIIGASGSGKTVLMKCLVGLFEPDSGEVLYDGESITSMNEEGRKMLRQQIGMLFQGSALFDSMTVEQNVRFPLDMFTKLNLKQKHDKVNEVLARVNLEGANNKFPAEISGGMKKRVGIARAIVLNPKFLFCDEPNSGLDPKTSLVIDKLIKEITTEYGMTTVVNTHDMNSVMEIGDKIIFMHQGHKEWEGTNKDIIFSKNEELNQFIFASDFLQDAKDMRMLEAKGKISDDRNMDNLLK
- the atpG gene encoding ATP synthase F1 subunit gamma, with translation MPGQLKEVRNRIKSVQSTQQITKAMKMVSAAKLRKAQDAIIQMRPYAQKLQDMLSNIVSNSDGSVNMKLAAERPVNKVLIILITSDRGLCGGYNANLVKLARQTIAEQYADQQQKGNVQVWGIGKKGFEAMLRNGYKTSDTYKDIFLHLTFENVQQASASAMDAFVKGEFDVVELVYSQFKNAATQQFKLERFLPIPKVVNKEGAAKTKSDFIFEPGKEELVTELMPKILNTQLFKAVLDANASEHGARMTAMDKASDNANELLRSLRISYNRARQAAITTELTEIVSGAAALNS
- the scpB gene encoding SMC-Scp complex subunit ScpB, producing MELSVIIPHIEALIFAAERPLTTLELCDLVNSALGFIEDRANLDQTEAAIAAIKEKYTAEFYPFEVRESGGGWQFLTKREYHKTVAQINGDKFLKRLSTAALETLSIIAYKQPITKGEMEAIRGVSCDYAVQKLLEKELIVILGRNEKMPGHPLVYGTSRSFMDYFGINSPEDLPKIKEVISTDIIDPTGVQSDTLNVAGEEEQELSSNEALVVTEDGELLEQPLNSVEEELQEEDVVEELTVTEEVTEEEIVEEESAQQEEEEEQTDVEAIEAIEEADEADQQEDEETEESDVEEEQDEEEKKD
- a CDS encoding MlaE family ABC transporter permease translates to MDFFTHFGRYLLMIKGMFSRPENMRLYWKELMHQCNEIGIRSVGIVVIISIFLGAVTTVQTAYQLITPLIPKTVIAIIVRDNIILELAPTLICVVLAGVVGSRIASELGNMRISEQIDALEIMGINTKTYLILPKIVAALIVVPCLVVLAAVLGIWGGKMAGSLSGILPPEIYNDGLLEDFIPYNVIFAMSKTYTYAFIISSIPAYYGYHVQGGSLEIGRASTKSVIVSCILILLADYALAALLL
- a CDS encoding NADP-dependent malic enzyme, whose translation is MNKEELRRQQALEYHAKGRPGKIEVIPTKEAKTQRDLSLAYSPGVAVPCMEIFNNPEDVYKYTAKGNLVAVISNGTAVLGLGDIGPEAGKPVMEGKGVLFKIFADIDVFDIEINEKDPEKFVQIVKALEPTFGGINLEDIKSPECFYIEQRLKEEMKIPLMHDDQHGTAIISAAALLNALELQKKKIDKVQIVVNGAGAAAISCIKLYVALGAKKENIKVFDSKGLIHDGRTDLDEQKQLFVIKSKPMTLDEGMKNADVFIGLSKGNTVSKEMVKSMAKNPIVFAMANPDPEITYEDATETRKDVIMGTGRSDYPNQINNVLGFPYIFRGALDVRATTINEEMKLAAVKALAELAKTPVPDIVNMAYNETNISFGPSYIIPKPLDPRLLSYVAPAVAKAAMESGVAQHPITNWDEYENILNHRLGIDNQLMRAIGSKARKDPKRVVFADAENVKVLKAAQLAYEEGVAYPILLGDVKNINDIAEINGIELEGIPVLDPKSKEMEEFRSKFGDQFFKKRQRKGLNRYEAAKAMKERTHFGCMMVETGEADAMISGLSRKYSDTIRPALQIIGKDEDVRKIAGMYIMLTKRGPLFLADATVNFNPRADELADITQLVAKEVRSFGITPRVAMLSYSNFGSSESNEAKIVARAREIVKEREPNLVCDGEVQPLVAFNKEILKENYPFSELVNGEPNVLIFPNLASGNIAYNLLQEVGEADAIGPILLGLKKPVHILQLGSSVRSIFNMVLISVVDAQMKTKSNTEEAVKKSTWWKRFRKVSHEI
- a CDS encoding DUF3667 domain-containing protein, translating into MQSTNCLNCGSALEPSQRFCPQCGQKADTHRLNFNHIWHDLVHAFTHADKGIFSLIWQLTFKPGIVAREFVEGKRKKYFNPFTFVILVVGFASVVLISSGFTNFGANARMPPNPISPFLNKHVNLIIFLNIPLLALFNRLLFRRANTNYSENLVLAAFTSGERSIFFSLLIAPVWVLFHPPFYAFLVFYLFCWSCYYGWACSQFYTGKKAVSFFKGLLSTLLTQVVTTMIVTGLYAIYFYFFYKRH
- the lysA gene encoding diaminopimelate decarboxylase, giving the protein MTPSIPTQLLQQIASTYGTPVYVYHAEKIKQQYETLVQAFSVLDTRIFYASKALTNIHIVRYLNSLGCNIDCSSINEVKLALHAGVAPENVLYTSNGISFAEIEEAVEAGVHVNIDSLSNLEKFGKKYGHSYPVGVRLRPNIMAGGNIKISTGHNKSKFGIPVEQIGELEAIVKANNIFIRTLHIHTGSEIKDADVFVKGIEVLFDLIPHFPELEVIDLGGGFKVPYIPGEKTADVESIGQKLKQAFDAHPLANNKKLQIWFEPGKFLVSECGYLLAKVNVLKQNGDTIIAGVNTGLNHLIRPMMYDAYHHVTNLSNPTGEEKKYMITGYICETDTFASDRLLPEIKEGDLLCFHNAGAYGYEMSSNYNSRYRPAEVMVKDDEAILIRKRESFEDLLKNIPA